The following are from one region of the Oncorhynchus masou masou isolate Uvic2021 chromosome 24, UVic_Omas_1.1, whole genome shotgun sequence genome:
- the LOC135512153 gene encoding ras-related protein Rab-23-like, translating to MLEEDMEVAIKVVVVGNGAVGKSSMIQRYCKGIFTKDYKKTIGVDFLERQILVNDEDVRLMLWDTAGQEEFDAITKAYYRGAQACVLVFSTTDRESFEAVGSWWEKVELEVGDIPTVLVQNKIDLLDDTMIKNEEAEGLAKKLKLRFYRTSVKEDLNVNEVFKYLADKYLQRLKRQTAEEPEAVHTAGNKIGIFNTTSSNLSSQNSSNGREIISLRPHKQRTKKSKNLFSSCSLL from the exons ATGTTGGAGGAGGACATGGAAGTGGCCAtcaaggtggtggtggtgggcaaTGGTGCGGTGGGGAAGTCCAGCATGATCCAGCGCTACTGCAAGGGCATCTTCACCAAGGACTACAAGAAGACCATCGGTGTGGACTTCCTGGAGAGGCAGATACT AGTGAATGATGAAGATGTGAGATTGATGTTGTGGGACACAGCAGGGCAGGAAGAGTTTGATGCCATCACCAAGGCCTACTACCGCG GTGCCCAGGCGTGTGTTCTGGTCTTCTCCACCACCGACAGGGAATCGTTCGAGGCGGTCGGCAGCTGGTGGGAGAAGGTGGAGCTAGAGGTGGGAGACATCCCCACTGTCCTGGTGCAGAACAAGATTGACCTTCTGGATGACACGATGATCAAAAA TGAGGAGGCAGAAGGTCTGGCCAAGAAGCTCAAGTTGAGGTTTTACAGAACCTCTGTAAAGGAGGACCTTAATGTCAATGAAG TTTTCAAATACCTAGCAGATAAGTATCTGCAGCGACTCAAGCGGCAAACAGCAGAGGAGCCCGAGGCAGTGCATACAGCAGGCAATAAAATTG GCATTTTCAACACCACAAGTAGTAACCTATCTAGTCAGAACTCCAGCAATGGCCGTGAAATCATCAGCTTGCGGCCCCACAAACAGAGGACCAAGAAGAGCAAAAACCTCTTCAGTAGCTGCAGCCTTCTTTAG